From Dromaius novaehollandiae isolate bDroNov1 chromosome 22, bDroNov1.hap1, whole genome shotgun sequence:
AAGATGAGCTGAACGTGAGACAAGAAGACGCAGTGTTTGAGGCCATCGTGAAGTGGATTTCTCACGATCCCGCGAACAGAAAGCAGTACGTCGCTGTCTTGCTGCGGAAGGTCAGTGTTGTCACCATGTCGTTTCTCTTTCGCTCCCAGGTGGCACTGGAGAGCCAGGTGCTGCGCAGCCGAGGTGAGAGGAGCTTGGCTATTCTTTCCTAAAATGGAGGAAACGGCAGTGCCCGAACACTGCGATCGCAGGGAAGGGAGGCCTCAGGCTGCCGCGCTGCTGGTACGCCGGGCCGCTGGCCGCAGAGcctgggccggggctgggccaTACGCTCTAGGTGCATCCCCCACGTTTAGAGCTTAGGACTGATCACTCCTCACATCCAGGAGGGTCCAGAGAGCACACGGGACAACATCGTCTCTGCGTACGCAAAGCTGATGAGTGCTTGGCTAGACAAGCTACGCTATGCAAACAGCAGTTTCAGTCTGCCCGCAGGAAAGCAGCATGCCAAAGAAGTAGCAGACTCCCTCAGTGAAATCAGATCAGCTGTCCTTGCGTACCACTTTCTGGACTGGCTAAAAACGACACATTTAATTCTCCCTCAGCTTTAGATGCTTGCGCTAACCTGTCCGAAATCAAAACCATCCGGAGTTGGATATATGCGTGGAGGATGCCAAGCTGTAAAGCATCAGCCTAACCTCCTTTTACCTTTTCCAGGTTCGACTGGCGTTGATGCATGCGGAATACTTCATGAACAATGTTAAAATGCATGACTATGTGAAGGACAGCGAGGAATGCAAACCTGTCATCATAAACGCCCTGAAAGCAATGTATGACCTCAACATGAACGGTCCCTCTAATTCCGATTTTACTAACCCCCTCACTCGGCCTCGCCTGCCCTTTGCCATCCTGTTTGCTATCGGTGGCTGGAGCGGGGGGAGCCCCACTAACGCCATCGAGACGTACGATGCCCGCGCAGACAAGTGGGTGAACGTCACGTGTCAGCAGGAAAGCCCCCGTGCCTACCACGGCGCTGCTTACTTGAAAGGCTACGTCTACGTTATCGGAGGATTTGACAGCGTGGATTATTTTAACAGCGTCAAGCGGTTTGACCCACTCAAGAAAACGTGGCACCAGGTTGCGCCCATGCATTCGCGGCGTTGCTACGTCAGTGTCACTGTTCTCAACAGCTTCATCTACGCCATGGGGGGGTTTGATGGCTACGTGCGCCTCAACACTGCCGAACGGTACGAGCCGGAGACGAACCAGTGGACGCTGATCGCACCCATGCACGAGCAGAGGAGCGATGCTAGTGCAACCACTCTGCATGAAAAGGTAAAACCACCTTGACAGTATTGAGGACTCTTAAGGTTGGAGTGTTCCCTTCTGGTGAGCAGGACAAGGAACCAAGCTTAAACATCAGCTCACAGCATCACGCAACGAGCAAGTGCCTTGTCGTTTCTTGTGACACGTATTGCAGCAGGGACGGTCACGGAGCTCAGGCTCCGCCGGGCCACGTACTTGACACCGCTACCACCCAGCATCTAGCTAGGATAGACAGGGGAGCTGTGGGAAACGTAACAAATGCTCTGCTTAAGACAAATCAttaaaatagagaggaaaaaagttcATGTAAACCTTACGCACGAGGTCCCGGTGCTGCAGATACCAAATTCTCTGAGATGCAACAACCgactagcaaggcagaggggcGGATGGGAGCGTTAGTGCTCTTCCAGAGCTGCTTACGCCGACAGCCCACTCGCTGCTGGATGATACTTCTCCCGGCCACAGGTCAAACACCGTGTCTTCATGCTTCTCGCAGCTCAGGAAACAGAAGGTCCAAACTCTGCTGCCCTGGATAACTCACCGCACTTGTATTAATACAAACCCTAAACGACAGGTCTactcctacaaaaaaaaaaaaaacaaaaaaacccccaaaaccccccaaagcccccacAAACCCACACAACGTACACCTAGGAGAAAATGGCCTGGCTCAGTATTTTCCCACCGATAATATAAATACCTTGCccacattttgtttctttgtaaacAGGTTTATATCTGTGGTGGGTTCAATGGAAATGAATGCCTTTTCACAGCGGAAGTATATGATGCCAAAACCAATCAATGGACCCTGATAGCACCAATGAGAAGCAGAAGAAGTGGAATAGGCGTGATTGCATACGGAGAACACGTGTACGCGGTAAGGTGGAAGTGGTACCTCTGCCGTAACAGCACCTAGCACTTGTGGTGCtcgctttttctttttaaaaaaaacatacctAAGCTCTGCTAAGCTGCTTTTCCTAGACTGATTTCCAGGCTAGCTGTTTACTTGCAAGTGAGATTTAGGGAAGCGAATCTTAGCAAGAATGGCTGAGACCTCCTGGGAATGTTGTAATCTGCACACGTTTCATTATGAAAAATCTGTGGAAAATTTTTCAGCAGTTGCAGCCAAGAAATGGTTTTAACAGAAAAAACGGTCCGCTGCTGATTTAGTGGCTTTCTGATTCTACCTCCCAGCCTTCAAGCTAGCTCTACATAGTTTGTGGCCACACAGGATTTCTCTCCCTATTCCCCAGTCTTCTTTTGCCTACTCTCCCCAACCTCCTACATAACTTCAGTGAAAGAACCCTCTCACAAAAAACCATAAACAGCCACTAAACAcatattgctgctgctgctgttcaggaCAGTGCAGAAATTCAAtgcattcttttaaaaacacagtagtCCATCAGAAGAGCCACACTGAGACCAAACATTTATATCACTAACCCACAATGAAATCAGACTTCTCAAATAGCAGTCTTAATACATTGCAGTATGGCATACACCAGAAGTTTTGGGGTTTATTCACTTAATCTGTAACATAACCCACACAAACAACTTAAAAAGTCGAAGTTCAGAATTCTAGCTTGTGAAATTGGTCATCTTCTGTAAAAGCAGCATACATGATTTAACACTGAGAAATTAATCAGGAAAAATTAATGCCAAGTGAGAATCCTGGCACTTACAGTTACTAAAACATTCAGATCTCATTAGAAGGCAGAAAAATTTAGTTAACTTACCTACCATTGTTCCATAAAGTTATGTATCTCAAATGAAAAAAGGAGACCAACTTAAACTAAGTAACTAGGAATTGTTGTAATATATGCGAAGACCTTCAAGTTTGAGTACTTAACCTTGTAATCACTCATGCAATTTGGTGCTTTTGCTTGGTCCTGTGTAGCTTGTCCTTGTACAGCATTTAAACTCTGTAAAAGTATAAAACCTGACAGTTGCAAGAAGTATTTTTGCTATATCCAGAAAGACCAAGGGAGTAACCGGCAATAAGCAAACAGCATTTTAACACTTTGAGAACATGTGCTCTCAGCAATACTCAAACTAAGTCAGTGAAACAGGACAAGTTAAAATCCTAAATGTGTGCAGGACAACTCAGCTACCCTCGCAGGGAGGAAAGGCCTATTTCAATCCTGATCCTTTGACGTTCCAGGTAGGCGGATTCGATGGAGCCAACCGACTTCGGAGCGCAGAAGCCTACAACCCCCTTGCCAACACGTGGCGTACAATCCCCACCATGTTCAATCCTCGCAGTAACTTCGGCATTGAAGTGGTGGATGACCTCCTGTTTGTGGTTGGCGGCTTTAATGGTTTTACTACCACTTTCAATGTCGAGTGTTATGATGAAAAAACGGATGAGTGGTACGATGCTCACGACATGAGCATATACCGCAGTGCCTTGAGCTGCTGTGTGGTGCCGGGACTATCTAACGTTGGGGAGTACGCTGCCAGACGAGACAACTACGTGGAATCGTCGCAGCGCGATGAAGTCAAGTACACTTCTTCAACAAGTACCCTACCTGTCTGAACAGCTCTACTTAGCTAATAAAGTCTTCTAAGCAGGAAGTGAATGTATTCacttattctaaaataaaaacaactgatACAAGCCCAAAAGAATAATTAGTatttaaagctttcattttctggAGCCACAAAATCTGTGATTTAGAGGTGTCAGTTACAGCCTAAGTagcaccttaaaaaaataaaaggcacaatGTACAACACAATGCTAGAGAAATAAAAGGTTTATTTAAGTCACTTATTACAATAAACTTTAGTACAGTGTATTTAATGTAAAGAACATTACAGTAGCATTTGTTTCAAACAGCCTACACACGGATATTACTTTACCTTACTGGAAGTAAGTACAGGAGTGCTGCTTGCCCAAGCAATGTGTTGAAGTCTACATTAATATTGACAGGAGAGTACAGCTGCCGTGATCCAGTGACATGGACCTATGAGGAGTATCTGACTATTAATGCTCTTCAAACATCTAGTTAGTTCTGTATTTTACATTCGTATTAACAGGATTAGATCCTCAGGAGCACCTGTATTAGCAGACTTCCACTTAGGACGTTAGAGATATGATATATATTCTAACACAACAAGGACCTAGCTGAAAATAAATCTAAGCCATAAAACACTtattttcagcttgcttttttaaGCCCATTGAATGCTACAACATCCTATTACAATGTCAAGTTAAAAATAACCTTCTAAAAAGTCGCTATTTGTTGCGACTCAGTTTGACAATAATGATCAAGGTGTTCTGTGACACACAAGTTGAGGCAATAGTTCTGATCTTAACATTTATTGTAATGCAGAAAAAATGATAGTGAAAGAGCATAGCAGAATACTTGGGATAATATTCAGAATGCATGCTTAAAAAGTTggcatattttctgtatttccagaGTAGTGTCTTACTATGTGCAAGAGGAAATCTTATTAAAAAATACGTACAAAAACAGTATACTAACAGAGTATTGAGGTTGTTATAAAATATTATGTACATATATGGCACCTAGAAATGATTACATTACCAGCCTAGTGCAGGGCAGGATGTGTCCTACTTCACTAATATTTTGAACAGAAAGACAGGATATGAAACATGCATTTCATGGCACATATTTAGTACAGTTATAGAGGTATGATTGTCATAAGGAGAAGAAACACTCCATCTCATGTTCTTTTACATCGGGAAGGCCAGAAGTCAGCCTCGTTATACTTGCTGAATACACACTAGGATCTTATTGACATTTAGCTAGCCACTATAGACACAGTGAAGGAATTTCCAGGCTTTTGCTTATAGGTGCATTTTATAAATACCCAGCAAGCTACAGCAGGCAAGGGCCACAAGGAATTTGTTACATGATTCACAAGTGAGTGGGTTAAATTACTTCCACAGTCAGTAATTCAATTTTTCTGAACATCTGCATCTGATTCAATGGATAGTTAGACTTGTCAGTTAAAAACGGCGTGCAATGCAATTGGTCCACTTAAAGTCAAGGCTAAAATATCCAACTACTTAAAAGTTCCATAGAACTGGCATAGCAAAAGTTAGAGCAAACTGATTATGTTCACAGTGCCCACGACTCACCATGCAAACCGAACATACAAAGAGAGATACAGTGCATCACATACAGCACCATGGCTGGCATTCACAAGTTAAACTGACCAGCTATGAAGTTACTTTGACATAATCTTTGAAGTGGAATGTCTTTAGTAAACTATACAACTTGTATGTTGGCAAAAAGTTCTCACGGTAAATGCAAATACCAACTTTGCTTAGAAAAAGACTGCAAAAAGCTTGTTCTTGTAGCTCTAACTTTCTTGCATACTGCCACACTTGAAACTATTTAGCTCATGTTCCAATTGAAACAATAATCTTGATATTTCCCCCTGCAAAATTTATCAGCAGACTACATAAGGGCTTTGACAGAGCTGTGGTGGTTTGACATACTAGTATCCTCCAACGGCTAGTTAAAAATCCTAGAGGAAAGTCAGTGGAATGAAATATATGAACTCTTCTCAGCTGCTTCCGTGTAAAGTCTGGTAAGGTATCTTAAATTCAGCTCTGATAAGTTTAGGTTAAATCAGTGGATTTCGTAAGGAAGCTGTGAGGCTTTTTCACACATTCCATTCACCAACTGTGTTGTAGGGGCAGTAATTCTTAAACTGCTCCAGCCAAATCTGCAAGAACTCATCTATCTGCCAAACTCAATTCATTAACACCTTACCAATCAGCTCATGCAGGCTGTTCAGCAACAGTCACTTTTGAACATCAGCCTTAAACCTGAACAAGCTTATCCATTTCCTCTCTTGCATTAGGCCAGCCTCACACAATTTAATCTGCCCTTGCACAGCAATCCCACAGGCAAATAAAATACAACAAGGTTACTACAGATGAGTAAATCGAGACTGAACTGTTAGATTTTCAAGATAAAAAACCCAAGGCTAGATTATTCTATTACAACAAGGCAAGTTATTGATATCAGAGTGTCAAGTGAACTGCAAAGTGGAGCATGACAGGATGCACACATTAGAGAAACCGGTACAAATTATGTAGTTGAAAGACTTACCCAGTGTTTCAGATATGATCTAGGTTGCCTGCTGAATTGGAAAATGAGAAGTATCAGTTCAGAAAgctaaacaattaaaaaaatgttgagaaGTTCTTCTGCAAAGAAGTTGCCCACAGCAAAGACCCCAGCAAATTATCATATGAACCAAAGACAGTAAACAGCTTTTTCAACAATGTTTATCTACATGAATTTTGGAACACCCTGGttattcctccctttcccttccctaaGATCCTGAGTTTGGCTGCAAGTGAAAACCTGGAACATTCAAATAGAGGGaaggatggggaagaaaaggaggtAGGAAGGAAGCACTGAATCCACAAGTAACCAAAACCTCCTGGAGCTCTTCAGACCATGGAGAAGGAGTGTTCAGTGGGACAGTTAACTTAGAGGCAGTGATACTCTAAAGGAAATACTCGATATGCTGTTCCTTGGGAGTATTACAGTAAGCAAACCAGAGCCAACCAGGGCACCGATTTACACAAAATCTCCTCAAAATTCCCAAAGGTATCTAAATAGCTCCATTTTATCACCATCAGCTTAAATCCCACAACCACACTAAGTGGGGAAACACAACCATTTAGAGACGGCGAAAACCCAAATGCCTCTAAAAAATCTTCTCATCATCAGTACATCAAGAGCCAACTATCTCCCTTCAAGAGAAACACTAAGTGCTAATTTGTTAAGGAGCACTGTGGCACAGCTACTGTGAGTTTCTAGGGAAAGTATACTGAAGGCAAAAAGTATTGATTGTCAAAGAGAGGCTGGAAACAGGTTCATGGGGGTTCTTTCAATCACGTTTTCACTGGAATTAAAGGAGTGCAACATTTGAGAAAGGATCTACAAGTTGCTTAGGTTTTAATATATTACTGTGAAATAATCCCATTCTTATTAATCCACTCTGACTTTAGAAGGGAACAGTCTACTTTGACAGGTGGCTACTTTGCTGTTTCCACTCTTTTTATCACGCTGATTGTTGACTAAGTTTCTAATGAAGCTGTCAAAGACAAACTCAAAGCATCTCCAGATATACCTGGAAAAATCTGCTGCCTCAAGTTCTCGATTTTCGCAAGTGTCTGATGTTCTACCAATCATCTGTTTATAAGCAAACTCTGCAGCCTTTCTACACTATacagatacaaaatatttaatatatatagaAACATTCTGAAGTAATTTTATAAAGAAAGATTgtgcttttgttttcataaacAGATATTTAACCATTGCACGTGCTTCCAACTCGGGAAAGCTGAGTGCACTAACACCAATTACATGTGAAGTTTAGCCACTGAGGAGAGAATCAAAGGAATGTCAATATATAAGTGCAAATAAAACAGGTGCTTTCAGCACACTGTTACTCAACTGTAACATACTCAAATGTAACCACTAAATTATTAAGATAGAGATTTTTGATTTTCAAAACAGAACTGTTAGACTAACTCTACATaaatctttgaaaacaaagaccTGAAGAGAGAATTAACAGATCTAATGTTCCTGGAGATATTCCGCAGCCCATTAATAGGAAaccagcttttccctgggcacgATAGGTAATACATTTGGATTCAGAGGGTTTCTTAATTCCTATCCATCCTCAACTTCTGAGCTTCTTAATTTTCAATATTTAATAAAGAGATGCTATTTTTATGCATCGAACCCAATCAAATCTCAATATCTTATAGAAACATATCAAGCCTTAAAAAATGGCTTAGTACAGTATTTGTTAAATCAGATTAATCAGGAGCGATACTCTGGAAACTAGCATTCAATCTGAGAGCGTGGCATTCTTCGTAAGCTTAGAGAGTGTCTGTGTATTTCCTGCATCTGTCTTTCCTGCATTTGTCTTATTCTATCTTTTTGCCACATCAGATTTTGTGGCATAGGATATCTTTGTGTTCCCTGCAAGCATCTGAAAGGAATTCTCACATGGCAGGCTGTTGCTCTACAGCGAGGCTGAGGCATAGGAGGCAAAAGCATCCAGCGCTTTCTCTCAGCGCAGTAACGATATGCCTCTTTCCGGTATTGCTTGTCAATATCATCACTGTTCTTCCACCCCCCAATGATGAAAACATCGTCTTTATAGTAACAGATAGCTGCCCCTTCAATGCTAAGAACCTCTGGAGGTAAACTTTCAAGTATTTCGTCTGAGGCCCTGCCAGATATCTTTATCTTAGCTTCTTCATTATCAATAGGGTAACTCttggggcagcaggatgctgtaTGGTAAAAGTTTGTGTTAGCAACAGACATTTGGAAAGAGCAGTAGTTATCAATAAGTGGCAGAGACTCCACATCTTGCCATTGCCTTGTTTCAGCATCATATCTGACAATAATCGCCCTCAATCCATCTTCGCTATCACTGTTAACTGGGGTACGAGCAGCAACATAAACAAACCGATCTTCTACAGAAATAGCTTTGACATCACGAAGAATCGTTGGTGCTGATTCCAGGTTAAGCCATTTGTCTTGCTCGGGATTATAAATGGCTACATCTTTAAAGCCAGGACTGAAATTGCCATGTCCACCGATACTGTACAAGTTTCCTTTAACTTCGG
This genomic window contains:
- the KLHL10 gene encoding kelch-like protein 10, with translation MDDTSASAGHSPPHMERKMSAMACTVFNELRLEGKLCDVIIKVHGFEFNAHKNILCSCSPYFRALFTSGWNNTEKRVYNIPGISPDMMKLIIEYAYTRTVPVTADNVESLLAAADQFNIMGIIRGCCEFLKSQLCLENCIGICRFTDYYHCPELRQTAYMFILHNFEEMAKVSAEFLELSASELKDIIEKDELNVRQEDAVFEAIVKWISHDPANRKQYVAVLLRKVRLALMHAEYFMNNVKMHDYVKDSEECKPVIINALKAMYDLNMNGPSNSDFTNPLTRPRLPFAILFAIGGWSGGSPTNAIETYDARADKWVNVTCQQESPRAYHGAAYLKGYVYVIGGFDSVDYFNSVKRFDPLKKTWHQVAPMHSRRCYVSVTVLNSFIYAMGGFDGYVRLNTAERYEPETNQWTLIAPMHEQRSDASATTLHEKVYICGGFNGNECLFTAEVYDAKTNQWTLIAPMRSRRSGIGVIAYGEHVYAVGGFDGANRLRSAEAYNPLANTWRTIPTMFNPRSNFGIEVVDDLLFVVGGFNGFTTTFNVECYDEKTDEWYDAHDMSIYRSALSCCVVPGLSNVGEYAARRDNYVESSQRDEVKYTSSTSTLPV